The Psychrobacillus sp. FSL K6-4046 DNA window TCCCATCAGCAGAAAAGTCAAAAGAAGAATTGATGGAGGAGTTACTTCAATTTTTCTTCGAGATGAAAAACCCTGTGATACAACGAGTAACACGTCATTTAATGAAAAAGCATCAAACTGCATTTATGACATATCCAGCTGCTACTAAAAATCATCATGATTATGCTTCTGGTTTAATCGATCATGTTGTTTCCATGCTTAAGCTAGGGAAATCGCTTTGCGAGCTGTATCCGACTTTAAACAAGGATCTTTTGTATGCCGGGATCATCTTACATGATATTGGGAAGGTTTTAGAGCTTTCTGGTCCTGTCGCTACTACGTATACAATTGAAGGTAACCTTCTAGGGCATATTACGATAATGGTAAATGAAATATCAAAGGCAGCGGAAGAGCTTCAAATTGAAGGCGAAGAAATAATGCTCCTTCAGCATATGGTGCTTTCACATCATGGTAAAGAAGAGTGGGGCAGTCCTAAGCGTCCAATGGTGCGTGAAGCGGAGATCTTGCACTATATTGATAATATCGATGCCAAG harbors:
- the yhaM gene encoding 3'-5' exoribonuclease YhaM → MKGITQLRVGDPVDHFLLIKQSTKGITTVGKPFMSLILQDKSGDIEAKLWDTNEEHEKQYAASQIVRVGGEIQDYRGKFQLRVKSIRPVKSDETISINDLVPSAEKSKEELMEELLQFFFEMKNPVIQRVTRHLMKKHQTAFMTYPAATKNHHDYASGLIDHVVSMLKLGKSLCELYPTLNKDLLYAGIILHDIGKVLELSGPVATTYTIEGNLLGHITIMVNEISKAAEELQIEGEEIMLLQHMVLSHHGKEEWGSPKRPMVREAEILHYIDNIDAKMNMLNRALAKTNPGEFTERLFPLENRSFYKPTFE